The DNA segment CGTTCAACGGTGGCCAGTACGCTTTTCCGGAGCAATGGTCGGGAAACTACCTGTACTACAACAAACAGCTCTTCGACGAGGCGGGGGTGCGACCGCCGCCGGGCGACTGGGAACGCTCGTGGAGCTTCGCCGAGTTCCTGGACGCCGCCCGGGCACTGACCCAGCGCGAGGGGTCGGGGCGGGTCACGCGATGGGGTTTCGTCAACGCATGGGTCGCGGTCTACTCGGCGGGGCTGTTCGCCATGAACAACGGTGTGCCGTGGTCGACCCCGCGGGTCAACCCGACCCACCTCAACTTTGACGACCACGCCTTCATCGAAGCCGTGCAGTTCTACGCCGATCTGATCAACAAGTACCGGGTGGCCCCCAGCATCTCCGACCAGCAGTCGATGTCGACGGCGGACCTGTTTTCGGTGGGCAAGGCCGCGATGGCGCTCGCTGGGCACTGGCGCTACCCGACGTTCGATCGGGCCGCCGGCCTGGACTTCGACGTCGCGCCGCTGCCCATGGGTCCCCGCGCGAGCGCCGCGTGCTCGAATATCGGCGTGACCGGGCTCGCCATCGCGGCGACCAGTCGACGCAGGGAGCAGGCCTGGGAGTTCGTGAAGTTCGCCACCGGCCCCGTCGGGCAGGCCCTGATCGGTGAATCCAGCCTGTTCGTACCGGTGCTGCGGTCTGCGATCACATCCGCAGGATTCGCCGGCGCGCACCGGCGGCTCGGCAACCTCAGCGTGCTTACCGACGGCCCGGACCACTCGGCGGGCATGCCGATCACCCCGGCGTGGGAAAAGATCAACGCGCTGATGGATCGCAACTTCGGGCCCGTGCTGCGGGGATCCCGGCCGGCGACGTCGCTGACCGGGCTGGCACGTGCCGTCGACGAGGTGCTGCGCAACCCATGACCGCGACCGGCATGTCCACCGCGCGGGCCCCGAAGGGCACCCGCCGCCCGGGACGACGCGCGCGCGCCGGTCGGCTGTTCGTCGCCCCCAACCTGGCCGCGGTGATGGTGTTCCTGCTGTTTCCGCTGGGTTTCTCGCTGTACATGAGTCTGCAGCGGTGGGACCTGTTCACGCCGCCGCGGTTCGTGGGTCTGGCGAACTTCGAGAACCTGTTCACCTCCGACCCGCTGTTTCTCATCGCCGTGCGCAATACGGCGATCTTCACCCTCGGCAGCGTGCTGCCCACCGTCGTCATCAGCCTTCTTGTCGCCGGGGTGCTGAACCGGAAAGTCAAGGGCATCAGCATCTTTCGCACCATCGTCTTTCTGCCGCTGGCGATCTCGTCGGTGGTGATGGCGGTGGTGTGGCAGTTCGTCTTCAACACCGACGACGGGCTGCTCAACATCATGCTCGGCTGGATCGGGATCGGACCCATCCCGTGGCTGGTCGAACCCCACTGGGCCATGGTGGCGCTCTGCCTGGTCAGCGTGTGGCGCAGCGTGCCGTTCGCCACCGTGGTCTTGCTGGCGGCGATGCAGGGAGTTCCGGACAACGTCTACGAGGCCGCCAAGATCGACGGCGCCGGCGAGGTTCGCCAGTTCGTGTCCATCACGGTGCCGCTGATCCGTGGGTCGATCTCGTTTGTGGTGGTCATCTCGATCATCCACGCGTTCCAGGCGTTTGACCTGGTCTACGTCCTCACCGGCGCCAACGGCGGACCGGAAACCGGGACGTATGTGCTGGGCATCATGCTGTTCCAGCACGCCTTTTCGTTCCTGGAGTTCGGGTATGCCTCGGCATTGGCCTGGGTGATGTTCGCGATCCTGTTGGTGCTGACCGTGCTGCAGTTTCGGATCACCCGGCGACGTTCCTGGGAGGGTTCCCGTGGTTTGGGTTGATCGAGTGGTCCAGCGCAACGTCTTTCGCGGCATCGTGGTGTACGCCGCGCTGATCGCGATCGCGTGGTGTGCGCTGTTCCCGATCCTGTGGGCGCTGTCGGGCTCGTTGAAGACCGACGGTGAGGTGAGCGAGGCGACGCTGTTCCCGTCGCACCCGCAGTGGTCCAACTATCGTGCGGTGTTCGCGCTGATGCCGTTCTGGCGGATGTTCTTCAACACCGTGCTGTATGCCGGATGCGTCACGGCCGGGCAGGTCTTCTTCTGCTCACTGGCCGGATACGCGTTCGCGCGACTCGAGTTTCGCGGACGCGAGACGTTGTTCGTGGTGTACCTGGGCACGTTGATGGTGCCGTTGACCGTCACGGTGATCCCGCAGTTCATCCTCATGCGGACGGTGGGATGGGTCGACACACCCTGGGCGATGATCGTGCCGGGGTTGTTCGGCGGTGCGTTCGGCACCTATCTGATGCGACAGTTCTTCCGCACCCTGCCCGCCGATCTGGAGGAGGCCGCGATTCTGGACGGTTGCTCGCCCTGGCAGATCTACTGGCGAATTCTGTTGCCCCACGCCAGACCCGCGGTGATGGTGCTGGGCGTGCTCACCTGGGTCACCGTGTGGAATGACTTTTTATGGCCGCTGTTGATGATCCAGCGCAATAGCCTGGCCACGCTGACGCTTGGCCTGGTTCGGCTGCGCGGCGAATACGTCGCGCGCTGGCCGGTGTTGATGGCGGCCTCGATGCTGATCCTGCTGCCCCTGGTCGTGCTCTACGCGGCCGCGCAACGCTCCTTTGTCCGCGGGATCGCGGTGACCGGGATGGGCGGGTAACGCCGGTGGCTTCGGTGAGTTTCCAGCGGGCCACGCGGCGGTATCCCGGCACGGATCGCCCCGCCCTGGACCGCCTGGACCTGATGGTGGGCGACGGCGAGTTCGTGGTCCTGGTCGGGCCGTCCGGATGCGGCAAGACGACCTCGCTGCGGCTGGTGGCCGGCCTGGAATCGCTGGATTCCGGGAGCATCCGGATCGGCGACCGCGACGTCACCAACGTCGAGCCCAAGGACCGCGACGTGGCGATGGTCTTCCAGAACTATGCCCTGTATCCCCACATGACGGTGGCGCAGAACATGGGTTTCGCGTTGAAAGTCGCCAACATTTCGAAGTTCGAGATCCGCGAGCGCGTGCTGGCCGCGGCGAAACTGCTGGATCTGCAACCGTATCTGGATCGCAAGCCCAAGGACCTGTCCGGCGGCCAGCGGCAGCGGGTGGCGATGGGCCGCGCGATCGTGCGTCGGCCGCAGGTGTTCCTGATGGACGAGCCGCTGTCGAATCTGGACGCCAAACTGCGCGTGCAGACCCGCAACCAGATCGCGGCGTTGCAGCGCCAACTCGGCACCACCACGGTCTATGTCACCCATGACCAGGTGGAGGCCATGACCATGGGCGACCGGGTGGCGGTGTTGCGCGACGGCGTGCTGCAGCAGTGCGCCGCGCCGCGCGAGCTGTACCGCAGTCCGGGCAACGTGTTCGTCGCCGGCTTCATCGGATCTCCGGCGATGAACCTGTTCACCCTCCCCGTCGTGGATTCCGCGGTCTCGTTGGGAGACTGGCTGATCCCCGTGCCGCGTGAGATCGCCGGCAGGGCGGCCGAGGTCGTCGTCGGGGTGCGCCCCGAGCATTTCGAGCTGGGCAGTCTGGGTGTCGAGATGGACGTCGACGTGGTCGAAGAGCTCGGGGCGGACGCCTACCTGTATGGCCGGATCAGCGGATCCGGCAAGGTCGTCGGCAAACCCGTCGTGGCGCGCACCGACGGGCGCGATCCGCCCGACAAGGGCACCCGCGTGCGGCTGCATCCGCAGCCCGGGCACCTGCACTTTTTCGGTGTCGACGGGCGTCGCCTCGGCTGAGCGGATCCGGCGCCGGCGGCCGGCCATCACCGGCTACTCCAGTCGTTGGGCCAGCGTTGCCGTCCCGGGACCCGAGAGGTCAGCCAGGGCCGCGGGCCGGCCGGCCATCGCCATGAGCAGTGCCTCGCCGGGGCCGGTTACCTCGGGCCCGCGGCCGTGTACCCAGTCGACATCGGTGGCGCGCAGGCGCAATCCCTTGATTCGTGGCCGAGCGCCAAGCCGAGGGTTCCTCGGCGTCAGCCACAGAACGCGGGTGAGCCGCTCGGCGGGGATGGTGCGGGGCCGGCCCAGTGCGCGCCGGATGTCTTGGTGGTGGATCATGGCGTCCAGCAGAGCGATCATGCCGCCGAAACCCGCCGTCAGCCCGCGTGGTTGCAGGTGTTGACCGGCATAGTCGAGCAACTCATCCGGGCTCCGCGCGGCGAACTCGTGCACGCCGACCTCGTTGGCGCGCACCACCCGGCCCTTGATGAACCGCTTGACCAACCCGAATGCGTTGAGATCTTCGTAGCTGAACATATGCGCGACAACGTCTTTGACGCTCCAGCCGTCGCACAGGCTGGGTGTGGCCCACTGCTGCGGTGTGAGCGTTGCCAAAAACTCCACCAGCTCGGCACGCTCGGCGCGGGCCATGTCCATCAGGGCGGCGGGTGCGCCATCTCCGGGGCGGGTCATGTGGCGCACCAGGCCGGCATAGCGGTCCAGGTACCGCGGCCACCCGTCAGCGCTGTCCACGCCGTCGGCGATCGACTCCCAGCCCGGACCATGGCGGTCGAGGTGACGGTGTACCAGATCCACCCGCGTTCGCCGCGGGGACTCGGCGGTGAAGCGCACCTCGACCTCACTGGTCTTGGATAGGTCGCGTTGCAGTTGCCAGGCCGGATCGATGTCCCAGGTGAACACCACCCGGGTGGGTGGTTCGTAGACCAGCACGCGCGCCCATGGGCACACGGTCCCGTCAACTCCACGATCGTAAATATGGCCTCCCGCATGGCATTCGAACACCGTCTCGGCGATCGGGACGGCAAGCAGGTTGTGCTCGCGGGGTTTGAAGTCGCCGAACCGCGCGGTGAACACCTCGAACGCGCGCTCGATCGAGGCGTTGACGACAACACGGTGATGAACAGCGGTTCGCCGGGGTGTCATGAGCCATCTCCTTCGATGTCGAGGGTATGCGCGTAGGCGGCCAGGGCCTGGGTCCAGAACCGGTCGAGGTCGGCGCGCAGTGCGTCGAGCCCGGCCGGGTCCAGCTGGTAGACGCGACGGGTTCCCCTGGCGCGATCGCACACCAGCCCGGCCGACTTGAGCACCTTGAGGTGCTGTGACACCGCCGGCCGGCTGACGGGAAGGTCGCGGGCCAATTCCCCGACGGCCAATGGGCCATGCGCCAGGCGTTCCACGATGGCCCGCCGGGTCCCGTCAGCCAGGGCCTGCCACGCCTCACCGGTACATCGGTAAGCGGTCACGAACCGTAAGTCTATACTTACCGATGTTGGTCGGCAATGCCGCGCCCATGTCGGCGCGGGGTCCGGCCATGGTCGGATCGGACATGGCCGGATCGGACATGGCCGGATCAGACATGGCCGGATCAGACATGGCCAGATCAGACATGGCCAGATCAAAAAATGGTCGGGCGGAGACGTCGATCGTGTGGGCCGGCTCGGTTAACCTTCCAACGGTCGGCCTCCTCGGTTCCGCGCGCCGCCAACGGCCCGAGCGCCGCGACCAGCACCAAGGACACACCGCAGTGAACACCCCGAGGGAGGCATGATGGACGACCACAACGGCAGCCGGCAGATCGCGGTGGAGAATCCCGCCACCGGCGAGGTGATCGCGCACGTGCCCGACATGACACCCGAGCAGGTCGCCGAGCTGGCCCGGCGCGGCCGCGCCGCCCAACCGGTATGGGAAGCACTAGGGTTCGACGGGCGGGCAAAGGTGCTCAAGCGGATGCAGCGCTGGATCATGGACAACGCCGATGAGCTGGTCCGCACCATCTGCTCGGAGACCGGCAAGGCCTACGAAGACGCTCAGATCGCCGAATTATCTTACGGTGCAGCGGCATTCGGCTTCTGGGCGGATCACGCGCCGCGCTACCTTGCCGACGAGCGGATCCACTCGTCATCGATCTTCGTCAAGAACAAACGGCTGGTCCTGCGGTACCGCCCGGTCGGGCTGGTCGGTGTTATCGGTCCGTGGAACTACCCCCTGACCAACTCGTTCGGCGACTGCATACCGGCGCTGGCCGCCGGCAACAGCGTCATCCTCAAGCCCTCGGAAATAACACCGTTGACATCGCTCTTCCTGGCAAAGGGCCTGGCCGCGTGCGGGCTGCCGGCGGACGTCTTCGCGGTGGCGACCGGACGCGGGGCCACCGGCGCGGCGGTGGTCGACGAGGTCGACATGATCATGTTCACCGGGTCGACCGCCACCGGCCGCAAGATCGCCATGCGCGCCGCCGAGCGGCTGATCCCGGCATCGCTGGAACTCGGCGGCAAGGATCCGATGATCGTGCTCGCCGACGCCAACATCGAACGCGCGGCCAACCACGCGGCCTACTACTCGATGTTCAACTGCGGGCAGACGTGCATCTCGATCGAGCGCTGCTATGTCGAGGCACCGGTCTATGACGAATTCGTCGCCCGGGTCACCGACAAGGTGCGCGCGATACGCCAGGGTGTGCCCACCGGACCCGGAACGGTCGACGTCGGATCGCTGACCTTTCCACCGCAAGTGGAGACGGTGGAACGCCACGTCGAGGATGCGCGCGCACGCGGCGCCAAGATCCTCACCGGGGGAAAGCGCGGGCGAACCACCGGCTACTGGTACGAACCGACGGTGCTCGTCGATGTCAACCACGACATGGCCTGCATGCGCGAGGAGACCTTCGGTCCGACGCTGCCGATCATGAAGGTCGCCGACGCCGAGGAGGCGATCCGGCTGGCCAACGACTCGGAGTACGGGTTGTGCGCGGCGGTGTTTTCCCGAGACACCGCGCGCGCCGAAGCGGTGGCGCGTCGGATCAACGCCGGCGCGGTCACGATCAACGATGCGCTGCTCAACTACACCGCGCTGGAACTGCCGATGGGCGGGGCCAAGCCGGGTTCGGGCATCGGCTATCGACACGGCGCCGGCGGAATTCGAAAGTACTGCCGCCACCAGTCGCTGTTTATCTCGCGCATCAATCCCGGCTGGGACCCGCACATGTACCCCTACACCGCCTGGCGCAGCCGGCTTTTCGCCCGACTGCTGCGCCTGCTGAATCGGGGCTGACGCCCAGCCAGCGGCCGACGGCGTCCAGCATCCCGCGCCTCCCGCCGTCGTGGTTTCGCCCATGTGACGTTCGTCTCGATGGCGTAAATCACTTCCGCTGCCCGTCACGTTGTGGCGTGCGCCGTGCACTAAGGCCATGAAGACCATCGCTGGAGAAACGGAGAAAGTCCATGACCGACGCGCTTGTCATCGATGCCGAGGGCCTTGACCGGCTGTCGTGCCGTGCCAAGGCCGACCCGGGCACCGGCAAGAAGACCCTGACGGCCCGCACGGTGTGTGAGTCCGGATTCCGCAACATGACCTATGTGCGCGACCTGGCCCCGATGTTGGTCGGGGAGCCGCCCGCGCTGCTGGGCGATGATTCGGCGCCCAATCCCTCGGAGACCACGCTGGCCGCTCTGGGGTCGTGCATCTCGGTCGGCCTACTGGCCAACGCCACCCACCGTGGTGTCACCCTGACCAAGATCGAGGTCGAGATGGCCGGTGATATCGACATCTCCGCCGTCTGGGGGGTCGGTGACACCCCGGAGGGCAAAGTCCTGGGCTTCAGCGCGGTTCGCTGCACGGTAACCCTGGCCGGCGATGCCGACGACGCGACACTGAAGGAGATCCACGACAACGCGATCGCGTGGTCGCCCGTGGTGAACACGTTCCGCCGTCCAGTCACCGTCGACTCCACCCTGGCAATCGGCTAGGACTCCCGACGTGACCCATACCAGAACGCGGCTCGCCGAGGTCATCAGGCGGGCGCGCCTGCACAAGGGCTTGAGCTGGGCCAGGATCGCCGAGGCAATCGGAAAGGATCGGGTGTGGACGGTGGCAGCCCTGCTCGGCCAGCATCCACTGTCGAGCGCCGACGCCGCGACGGTGGCAGCGCTGCTTGACCTCGGTGACGATGCCGTCACCATCTTGCAGATGGTGCCCTATCGGGGAAGTGACCCGTCGGTGTCGGCCGATCCGACGATTCACCGGTTTCATGAGGCGCTGTCGGTGTACGGGCCGGCGATCAAAGAGCTGATCACCGAGGAATTCGGTGACGGGATCATGAGCGCGATCAACTTCCGCATGAGCGTCGAACGTCGTCCGGATCCGCAGGGTGATCGCGTCATTGTCATTTTCGACGGCAAATTTCTCGACTACCGATGGAATCACACCGAACAGGAGGTATTGCCGTGACCGCGACAATCGATGGCGCGATCGGTCTGTTCGATTCGGAGCTGCTGGAAGACATTCGTGCCCACGCCGACGCGTTGGACCGCGGCCAGGACAATGCCCGACGCAGTTTCACGATGCTCGGTGCCGCCGGTCTGCTCGGGGTGGGCGCCCCGGGCAACGCCGATGGCAGGCTTCCGCAGATGGCCGAGGTGATCAGCGTGATCTCCGGCGAGTGCATGAGCACCGGGTTCGCGGTGTGGGCCAGCCGGATGGTGGTGGAGTATCTGCTCACGGCCGGAACACTATTCAGCACGGCCGCGGTCAAGCCGTTGCTGGCCGGGACCGCGCTGGGGGTGACCGGCATGGCCGCGGCCTTCAAGGACGCTGCCGGTTGCGGAAGCCTAGAACTCACGGCCACACCGGCCCCGGGGGGCTACCAGCTCGGCGGTTGCATCAGGTGGGCCAGCAACCTCTACGACGACTCGATGTTGGTCACCGCGGCCCGAACCGAGCGCGGCGACAAACTGATCGTGGCTCTGCCGTTGACCACGCCGGGCGTCACGGTGGGCAATCGCTTCAAGCTGTTGGCAATGGATAGCACGGCGTCGTCGTATCTGGAGCTCAACGATGCCTACATCACCTCCGAGCAAGTGCTGTCCACGGACTTCGACGGGTTTCTCGACGCGGTCCGCCCCACCTTCCTGGTCCTGCAATCGGCCATGTGCCTTGGCCTGGCCAAGACCGCGATGGCACAGTGCAAGCTTGGCCTGACCGGAGTGAACTCCGTCTTTAGCTCCGATGTCGATCTGATCGCGGGAAAGCTGGCCCTGGCCGAGAAGACGTTGGCGAGTTTGACCTCGGCGATCGGCGGAATGCAACCGCCCAACAACAAAGAGCTACTGGCATTGCGGCTGACGGCAGCCGAGATCGCCAGCGCCTGTGCCGCTTTGGAGATCCGGACCGCCGGCGGGAAGGGCTACGCCAGCAGGACACCGGCGAGCCGGCGCTACCGGGAGGCCGCGTTCCTTCCCGTCCAGTCGCCCTCCGAAGCTCAGCTGCGCTGGGAACTCGGCGGGTGCTGTTGAGTGACGGTCAGCGGTGACTCCGACGGCGGGCGGCGGGTGCCAGCCGCCCACGGATCCTGAACCCGAGGTCGGCGGGATCCCGCTGACCGCCCTGGTGCGCGACTACCACCGGCCGATGGTGAATTTTGCCTGCACCATGGTGAATTCACCATCGGTGGCCGAAGAAGCCGTGCAGGAAGCATGGGTGCAGGTGCTGAAGTTTTCGGACTCGTTCGAGGGGCGTTCTTCGGTGGCCACCTGGTTGTTCGGGATCGTCAAGAACACCGCGGCGCGGCACCGGCGCCGCGAGACGCGGATCCGCGCGCACGAGCTGCTGGCCACCGAAGACGCCGACCCGCTGTCCGGCCGCATGCACCCGGCCGGTCACCCCGACGCCGGGCACTGGCGCGTTCCACCGTCTCGGCGATTCCTCCCGGAGGACCAAACGGTGGCCCAGGAACTCGTTGACCACGTGCGGGAGGCACTGGACGCGTTGCCGATGCGGCAACGACAGCTGGTCATCCTCCGAGACCTCGTCGGTACGTCCGCGCAGGAGGCCGGCGACATTCTCGAACTGTCCGCCGCGGCGCAGCGCGCGCTGCTCTATCGAGCCCGAGGAAACCTTCGAAACGAATTGGAAAAGCGGTATCAACGATGACCGTCCACGACAACACAGTGCCCGCAATCGATTGCGTCGACTTTGTGCGGCTCGTCGATGATCTGGTCGACTCCGACCCGCAGACGTGGGGCGCGGTGGTGGCCAAACACCTCGATGAATGCCCGCCGTGCCTGGTGTATCTGCAGCAAATGCGCGACCTCAAGATCCTGCTCAACCATGTCTATGACGGGCAGAAGCTCACCGACGAGCACGTTGTGGGGGTCCTCGGCACGATCAACACCCTCAGGAAAGGCCAACCCGGATGAACACCAACGCGCCGCTGCCGCCACTCGAACAGTCATGGACACTGGGCGGACCCGTCGACGCCGCATCGATGCGTGACGCCATGGGCGCCTTTCCGTCCGGTGTCACCGTGCTGACAACCCGCTTGGGAGACCGGCGGGTCGGCATGACGATCAGTTCGTTCGCCTCGGTGTCGATCGACCCGCCGCTGCTGCTGCAGTGCGTGGCACGCAGCGCGGGCAGCCTGCCGGCGTTCCGCATGGGCACTGCGGTCGCGGTCAACGTTCTCGCGCGCGACCAGGCCCACCTGGCGCGCCGGTTTGCCAGCAAGGTCGAGAACCGTTTCGAAGGCGTGCAATTCGACACCGACGAGCGAGGCTGCCCGATACTTGCCGGCGCCGCCGCCTCGGTAACGGGTGTCATCGACCGGATATACGACGCCGGCGACCATGTCATCCTGCTCATTCGCGCCTGTGCCGTTCACCGCAGCGGCGCCTTGCCGCTGCTGTACCACTCGGGGCGGATGCACGACTGGGTTACGGCCGTCAACGCCGTGGCTTCGTAAGTAGCGCAGGGCTTTCGGTGTCGCACGAAAGGGTGAGCCTATGTCCCAGCCCGCCGCGGCGGCCGACCCTTGCCTGGCCGAACCGCCGATCACCGACCGATCCATCGAGGATCCGTTCGAGCCACTGAGCGTCGCGGCCATGGTGTGCCGAATAGCCAGCATGGCGTTGCAGAAATCGGCGCATCCGTGGGCATTTCTGATGCGCTCGGTGGTCGGCGGGGCGATGGTGGGGTTCGGCACCCTGCTGTCGTTGGTTGTCAGCACCGGGGTGAGCACGCCGGGCATTGCCAGCCTGCTAATGGGCCTGGCGTTCGGCATGTCCTTCGTGCTCATCCTGGTCTCGGGGATGTCGCTGATCACCGCGGACATGGCCGCCGGCTTCCTCGCGGTGCTGCAGCGCCGCCTGAGCTGGCGGGGCTACCTACGGCTACTGGTCATCGGCGCGGCCGGCAATCTGGTTGGGGCCTTGGTGTTTGTCACGGTGTGCGCTGCCGCCGGCGGCCCATACCTGGGCACCTTCGCGGGGCGAGCAG comes from the Mycobacterium shinjukuense genome and includes:
- a CDS encoding carbohydrate ABC transporter permease is translated as MSTARAPKGTRRPGRRARAGRLFVAPNLAAVMVFLLFPLGFSLYMSLQRWDLFTPPRFVGLANFENLFTSDPLFLIAVRNTAIFTLGSVLPTVVISLLVAGVLNRKVKGISIFRTIVFLPLAISSVVMAVVWQFVFNTDDGLLNIMLGWIGIGPIPWLVEPHWAMVALCLVSVWRSVPFATVVLLAAMQGVPDNVYEAAKIDGAGEVRQFVSITVPLIRGSISFVVVISIIHAFQAFDLVYVLTGANGGPETGTYVLGIMLFQHAFSFLEFGYASALAWVMFAILLVLTVLQFRITRRRSWEGSRGLG
- a CDS encoding aldehyde dehydrogenase family protein, whose product is MDDHNGSRQIAVENPATGEVIAHVPDMTPEQVAELARRGRAAQPVWEALGFDGRAKVLKRMQRWIMDNADELVRTICSETGKAYEDAQIAELSYGAAAFGFWADHAPRYLADERIHSSSIFVKNKRLVLRYRPVGLVGVIGPWNYPLTNSFGDCIPALAAGNSVILKPSEITPLTSLFLAKGLAACGLPADVFAVATGRGATGAAVVDEVDMIMFTGSTATGRKIAMRAAERLIPASLELGGKDPMIVLADANIERAANHAAYYSMFNCGQTCISIERCYVEAPVYDEFVARVTDKVRAIRQGVPTGPGTVDVGSLTFPPQVETVERHVEDARARGAKILTGGKRGRTTGYWYEPTVLVDVNHDMACMREETFGPTLPIMKVADAEEAIRLANDSEYGLCAAVFSRDTARAEAVARRINAGAVTINDALLNYTALELPMGGAKPGSGIGYRHGAGGIRKYCRHQSLFISRINPGWDPHMYPYTAWRSRLFARLLRLLNRG
- a CDS encoding RNA polymerase sigma factor translates to MTPTAGGGCQPPTDPEPEVGGIPLTALVRDYHRPMVNFACTMVNSPSVAEEAVQEAWVQVLKFSDSFEGRSSVATWLFGIVKNTAARHRRRETRIRAHELLATEDADPLSGRMHPAGHPDAGHWRVPPSRRFLPEDQTVAQELVDHVREALDALPMRQRQLVILRDLVGTSAQEAGDILELSAAAQRALLYRARGNLRNELEKRYQR
- a CDS encoding OsmC family protein, which encodes MTDALVIDAEGLDRLSCRAKADPGTGKKTLTARTVCESGFRNMTYVRDLAPMLVGEPPALLGDDSAPNPSETTLAALGSCISVGLLANATHRGVTLTKIEVEMAGDIDISAVWGVGDTPEGKVLGFSAVRCTVTLAGDADDATLKEIHDNAIAWSPVVNTFRRPVTVDSTLAIG
- a CDS encoding carbohydrate ABC transporter permease, whose protein sequence is MVWVDRVVQRNVFRGIVVYAALIAIAWCALFPILWALSGSLKTDGEVSEATLFPSHPQWSNYRAVFALMPFWRMFFNTVLYAGCVTAGQVFFCSLAGYAFARLEFRGRETLFVVYLGTLMVPLTVTVIPQFILMRTVGWVDTPWAMIVPGLFGGAFGTYLMRQFFRTLPADLEEAAILDGCSPWQIYWRILLPHARPAVMVLGVLTWVTVWNDFLWPLLMIQRNSLATLTLGLVRLRGEYVARWPVLMAASMLILLPLVVLYAAAQRSFVRGIAVTGMGG
- a CDS encoding formate/nitrite transporter family protein — its product is MSQPAAAADPCLAEPPITDRSIEDPFEPLSVAAMVCRIASMALQKSAHPWAFLMRSVVGGAMVGFGTLLSLVVSTGVSTPGIASLLMGLAFGMSFVLILVSGMSLITADMAAGFLAVLQRRLSWRGYLRLLVIGAAGNLVGALVFVTVCAAAGGPYLGTFAGRAATVGVEKTGQPFWTAFLLAVLCTWFLQTAMCLYYKARSDVARMGFAFYGPSAFVMGGTQHVIANVGFLGLPMLLSAFHSSAPHTAIGWGLGSHGLLTNICVTGAGNLVGGTFFVAVPFFLIGQLQPRGIADVGGGKWSPTALPRDTAVL
- the cynS gene encoding cyanase, with translation MTHTRTRLAEVIRRARLHKGLSWARIAEAIGKDRVWTVAALLGQHPLSSADAATVAALLDLGDDAVTILQMVPYRGSDPSVSADPTIHRFHEALSVYGPAIKELITEEFGDGIMSAINFRMSVERRPDPQGDRVIVIFDGKFLDYRWNHTEQEVLP
- a CDS encoding ABC transporter ATP-binding protein — its product is MASVSFQRATRRYPGTDRPALDRLDLMVGDGEFVVLVGPSGCGKTTSLRLVAGLESLDSGSIRIGDRDVTNVEPKDRDVAMVFQNYALYPHMTVAQNMGFALKVANISKFEIRERVLAAAKLLDLQPYLDRKPKDLSGGQRQRVAMGRAIVRRPQVFLMDEPLSNLDAKLRVQTRNQIAALQRQLGTTTVYVTHDQVEAMTMGDRVAVLRDGVLQQCAAPRELYRSPGNVFVAGFIGSPAMNLFTLPVVDSAVSLGDWLIPVPREIAGRAAEVVVGVRPEHFELGSLGVEMDVDVVEELGADAYLYGRISGSGKVVGKPVVARTDGRDPPDKGTRVRLHPQPGHLHFFGVDGRRLG
- a CDS encoding maleylpyruvate isomerase family mycothiol-dependent enzyme; this translates as MTRPGDGAPAALMDMARAERAELVEFLATLTPQQWATPSLCDGWSVKDVVAHMFSYEDLNAFGLVKRFIKGRVVRANEVGVHEFAARSPDELLDYAGQHLQPRGLTAGFGGMIALLDAMIHHQDIRRALGRPRTIPAERLTRVLWLTPRNPRLGARPRIKGLRLRATDVDWVHGRGPEVTGPGEALLMAMAGRPAALADLSGPGTATLAQRLE
- a CDS encoding ArsR/SmtB family transcription factor → MTAYRCTGEAWQALADGTRRAIVERLAHGPLAVGELARDLPVSRPAVSQHLKVLKSAGLVCDRARGTRRVYQLDPAGLDALRADLDRFWTQALAAYAHTLDIEGDGS
- a CDS encoding ABC transporter substrate-binding protein produces the protein MFDEPLRRRTLLRGAGALTAAALAPWAAGCGSGDDALTFFFAANPDEIRPRMRVVNEFQRRHPDITVRPLLSGPGVMQQLSTFCAGGKCPDVLMAWELTYAELADRGVLLDLNTLLARDHAFAAELKADGIPALYDTFTFNGGQYAFPEQWSGNYLYYNKQLFDEAGVRPPPGDWERSWSFAEFLDAARALTQREGSGRVTRWGFVNAWVAVYSAGLFAMNNGVPWSTPRVNPTHLNFDDHAFIEAVQFYADLINKYRVAPSISDQQSMSTADLFSVGKAAMALAGHWRYPTFDRAAGLDFDVAPLPMGPRASAACSNIGVTGLAIAATSRRREQAWEFVKFATGPVGQALIGESSLFVPVLRSAITSAGFAGAHRRLGNLSVLTDGPDHSAGMPITPAWEKINALMDRNFGPVLRGSRPATSLTGLARAVDEVLRNP
- a CDS encoding flavin reductase family protein, with the protein product MNTNAPLPPLEQSWTLGGPVDAASMRDAMGAFPSGVTVLTTRLGDRRVGMTISSFASVSIDPPLLLQCVARSAGSLPAFRMGTAVAVNVLARDQAHLARRFASKVENRFEGVQFDTDERGCPILAGAAASVTGVIDRIYDAGDHVILLIRACAVHRSGALPLLYHSGRMHDWVTAVNAVAS
- a CDS encoding acyl-CoA dehydrogenase family protein; this translates as MTATIDGAIGLFDSELLEDIRAHADALDRGQDNARRSFTMLGAAGLLGVGAPGNADGRLPQMAEVISVISGECMSTGFAVWASRMVVEYLLTAGTLFSTAAVKPLLAGTALGVTGMAAAFKDAAGCGSLELTATPAPGGYQLGGCIRWASNLYDDSMLVTAARTERGDKLIVALPLTTPGVTVGNRFKLLAMDSTASSYLELNDAYITSEQVLSTDFDGFLDAVRPTFLVLQSAMCLGLAKTAMAQCKLGLTGVNSVFSSDVDLIAGKLALAEKTLASLTSAIGGMQPPNNKELLALRLTAAEIASACAALEIRTAGGKGYASRTPASRRYREAAFLPVQSPSEAQLRWELGGCC